The following is a genomic window from Hymenobacter monticola.
AAACTCCCAGAAGCCCAAAGGCAGCAGGCCAATGGTGCCTCGCGTGAGCACCACCCCCGCCAGCGTGGTGGTGAGCAGGGTGATTACAAACAGCCCCAGGTGCAGCGCCACCGTGCGCCACGGTGAGGGCGCCCGCCGCTCAAACCGCCGAAACAGACGGCGCGCTGCCCGCAGCCGGGCCTGAGGCTCGGGGGCATCAAGGGTATTGAAAGAGGAACTTGCGTCGGCGGGCCAGCCAGTCGGGTCGGGTTCAGCGTGGGTTGGGGGCGTATTCTCGGGGAAAGGCACGGAGGGCTTCGGGCAGGGCGGACGTAAGGGTGAGGGGCGGGGCCAAGTGCAGCACCTGGAGCCCCAGCCGCCGGGCCGTGGCCACGTGCTGCGGGCTGTCCTCAATGAACAACACGTCTTCGGGGCGCCAGTTCATTTCCTGCAGCGCGTGCCCGAATATTTCCTCGCCGGGCTTGCGCAGGCCCACTTCCTGCGAGTAAAACACGCGGTCGAGCACGTCGGCAATGCCGTTTTTGAAACCATACTTGGTGGCCAGCCGCTGGTTGATTTCGGCAATGTGCAGCGCGTTGGTGTTCGAGAGCAGGGCCGTTTGGTGGCCCTGCGCCCGCAGCTCGCCAATGAGGGCCAGGCGCTCGGCGGGCACGTCGAGCAGCATGGCGTGCCAGGCGGCATCCAACTCTGCATCGGTGGCGTCGAGGTCGTAGGCGGCGCGCAGGCCGGCCCGGAATTCGGCAGGGGAGAGGTGGCCGGTTTCGAACTTATCGAAGAGCTCGGCCTGCTGGGCCTGCGAGAAGGCAATGGTGCTGCCGGCCCGGCTCAGGCGGCGCATGGCGGCGGGGGTGGCGTCGTAGTCGATGTCGATAATAACACCGCCAAAATCGAAGAGCAGATGAGGTAACATGAAGGCCGCTTGGTTTTCCGTCCGCGAAGGTCGTACTTTTGCAGCGTTGGAGGGCCGGCAACGGCACGGGTTGAGGTGAAAGATGACTGCCTCCGGCACCGGGCCTATAGCTCAATCGGTTAGAGCAACTGACTCATAATCAGTAGGTCCTTGGTTCGATTCCAAGTGGGCCCACGAAAAACCGCTTCTATTCAACGTAGAGGCGGTTTTTTGCTTTTTAGCACCGAGTATAGTACTAAAGTGTGTGGACATCTAGCGTATCCAATCGAGTGCAGCGAGTAGGTGAGCCACGGCTAAAAAAGAGGCAGCAGTCTTTTCGTAACGGGTAGCGAAGGCCCGCGCTTCTTTCAATCGGCCGAAGAAGCGTTCCACTTTGTTGCGGTCAGCGTAGAGATTTATGTCGTAGGCACGTTGCTGCTTGCGCGAAGTTTTGGGTGGAATCACCGGCTCGGCATCGGCCAGGGCTACGGCCGCCAGCACCGCGTTGGTGTCGTAGGCTCTGTCAGCCACGACCGCGCCCGGCGCGGTGGGCAAGGCGGCTAATAAGCCCGGCAATTGCGGGCTGTCCGCATGTTGTCCGGGCGTGAGTGCCAAGCGCAGACCGTTGCCCAACGCATCGACGATGGCGTGCACCTTGGTTGTCAAGACGCCGCGTGAGCGGCCGATGGCTTCGGCGGGGGCAGTGCTTTTTTTTGCCCAGCGGCGGCTTTGTGTGCTTTGACGGCGGTCGAGTCAACGAGCACCCAGGCGTAGTCCGGTTCCTGTACTGCCTCAAACAGGGCCTCCCACACACCCGCCAGTGCCCAGCGGCGGAAGCGCCGCGCCACGGTATTCCATAGCCCCAATCGTTCAGGCAGGTCGCGCCACGCGCAGCCGGTGCGTACCCGGTAGAGTACCGCGTTGATAAACTGCCGGTTGTCGCGACCGCCCCCCAGCCGGCCGCGCGCGTGCGGCTCCACCAGTTGCCATTCTGGTTCGCTTAATTCATGACGACGCATTCAGCAAAACTATTTCCCTTGCTGTCCACAGACTTTAGTAGGTTTTAACAATCGCGCAACCAGAGCACGGTTACTGCCAAGTGAATAAAAGCCAGAAAATGCCTGTCCAATTTGTCGTAACGCGTGGCCACGCGGCGAAACTGCTTGAGGCGGCTGAACAGCCGTTCGATGGGGTGGCACTGGGCGTAGCGGGCCTGGTCGTAAGCCCGCGGGTGGCGGCGCTTGCGCCGGGGCGAAATCACGGCGCAGGTGCCGCGGGCGGCGAGCGCGGCCACCAACGGGTCGGAATCGTAGCCCCGGTCGGCCACCAGATAAGCCGGGGCCAGGCCCTTAAGCAACGGCAAGGCCTGCGGGGCGTGGTGGCGGTGGCCCGCTGTCAGGCGGCAGCGTACCGGCCGGCCGCGGGCATCGGCGGCCATGTGCAGCTTACACGTCAGCCTGCCGCGGCTGCGCCCAAGGGCTTGGGGGCCGATTTTTTTGCGCGCCCCGGAAGCGTGCTGGTGCGCCCGCACGGCGGTGGAGTCGACCAAAAGCGTGTGCAGGGCCTCGTCCTGCTGCACGGCTTCGAACACGCGTTGCCACACGCTCGAGGCGGCCTAGCGCTGGAAGCGGGTGTACGTGGTGTGCCAATTGCCGCGTTCCGGTGGCAGGGCCCGCCACCGGGCCCCGTTGCGGGCCAGCCAGAGCACGGCTTCTACAAACTGGCGGTTGCCGCGGCCGCCGCTCGTGCCTTCCCGGCCCGGCAACAGCGGCGCTAACCGCGCCCATTGCGCGTCGGTAAGCATTGTTTCCATGCCCCAAAGTAGTAATCACTGTTAACACTTCCTAGATTGAAGAAGGAGAGGGCTATAGTACGCCATTAACCCTTGTTTTCGGAAGTGCTGGAAGGAGTTGGTTCTCTATTACTCTGTAATGAGTCGGTACGGGCGGGGGAAATTTTGGCGTAAAGGGGATAAATAACCAGTTCCTCATGTAAGTTACCCTCACCCTGCTGCCAGATTTTATCGCTACACTCATTTCCTAGAGCGTGTTAATGACTAATTGAGGAAATTGGGGGATGAAAAAGCCCCACCCCGGTTATCCGAGCGATGTCAGCGACGAAGAATGGGCCTTTGCTGCACCTTATCTGAGGTTGATGAACGAAGCGGCCCCGCAGCGCGAATATCCCCTGCGGCGCTTATCCGATGCCGTGCGCTACCTGGCCCGCACGGGGGTGCCCTGGCGCTACCTGCCGGGCAACTTTCCCGCTTGGCCGGCCGTGTATCAGCAGTTGCGCCGTTGGCTCGATGCCCGGTGTTTCGAAACGATGGCCGATGATTTGCGCCAGTTGCTACGCACCGCCTAGGGCCGCCCGGCCGAGCCCTCGGCCGTCCTGCTCGACAGCCGCACACTGCAAAGCACACCCGAAAGCGGGCCCCGGGCCGGCTACGACGGGGCCAAGCGGCGCAAAGGCAGCAAGGTGCACGTGACCGTGGATACGCTCGGGCACTTGCTGGCCGCGCTGGTCACGCCGGCCAACGAGCAGGACCGAGCCCAGGTAGCGGCGCTGGCCGAAGAAGTACAGGCTATTACGGGGCAATCGCTCACCCTGGCATACGTCGACCAGGGCTACACGGGACAGGAACCGGCGCAGGCCGCCGCCGAGCAGGGCATCGAATTGCACGTGGTCAAATTGCCCCAAGCCAAAAGAGGCTTTGTGCTGCTGCCCAAGCGCTGGGTCGTGGAACGCTCCTTTGCCTGGGCCGCCCGGTTCCGACGATTGGCCAGAGACTAGGAGCGCCTCACCACGACCCTGGAAGGCATTCACTACCTTGTGTTTGCCTGCCTAATGCTCGTCAAAGCAAATCACATCAACCTCCTAAGTCATTAACACGCTCTAGTTGACGGAGAGCATACGGCGGGAGTTGGCCGCAACGGCATCACCACAGGCCCCACAACGTACGAACGCACTGCTCACGGTGAAGGCCGCTGCTGGCCGGCTCATACTGCATGATAAAACGCTTACTTGTTATGTCAGTGGAGGCCGCATCAATGCCTCAAATCATGGTACTTTGGCTCGACCTCGTTACCGGGTAGCTGAATGGAATTGCGAAGCGTTCTACAAAGCAAAGCGCGCGGTAGCTTTTTAATTGCTTCGCATGTGCATCCTTGTCGACCACTCTGCGCTTTCTCCTGGCAAGCTCATCGTCCACTGGACTCTGTGGGTCGTGGTCTACACGCAGCACCAACCGACCTCCTTTTTACATAGTGTGGTAGTATCCCACTAGCGGGGTATCATACCGACCGGAATACATGTCGGCAAATCCAGGCAAATATTACGCGTGTAAGGAATCAACCCTTGGGGACTCCAGCTACTGTCCTATTAGCCCGGATTTGTCGACACTCGATAATCTAATAATCATCCTGGTAATGTGCAACAGTTGTGAAATGCCGACCACACCAGCTGAAAGGAGGTAAACGAAGCGTATAGGCGCAACCACGCAGTGGTGAGCGCAGAAAGCGAAGAGCAGCTCCGCAAGCACGGGGCCAAACGTGCAGCGGATTTGGAAATCAAGTGAACGTGCCTGCTTTCAGTCAAGTGACCGTGGCTGTTGCAGAAGTCGGGTTAGGTGGTTCACTTTCTCATTAGCGGCTTGGCGAGTGCCCGGGTTGTCGCCTCGATGCGTCGGCTTTGCCGCCCAGCGCGCCGATTGGCCGCTAACAGGGGCTGTGGCAAGGCCACGGCCAGGCTCACTTGCCGGTTGAGGCGGTGCTCGAGCAGCTTTTTGAGATTGAAGGCGATGGCGGCAAGCAGCATGGTTTTGTGGGCGCCCGCATGGCCCCGCACGTTGAGTCGGCGCAAGCCGTAGTGGTGAATTAAGTTGCCGAACACGGGCTCGACGGTACCTTGGCGGACCCGGCGTTTGCGTTGCCCCCGCCGGCTTTGATGCCGCTGCCACGCCCGGCGGTAGGCCGCGTCGTAAATCGTGCGGTTGATTTGCTTGCGCTTGGCGCGTGGGGCGCACAGCGGCTTGCGCGGGCACTGCTGGCACGTGCGGCAGGGCGCCCAGTAAATCTTGTGCCAGGACCCGTCCTGGTTCGTGTCGTACTTCTGAAAGGGCCGCGCCTGGCCTTCGGGGCAAGTAAAGGCGTCGGTGGCGCGGTCGTAGGCAAAGCCATCGATTTCGGGCTTGTACTGGCCGAAGACGGGAATCCAGGCCGTTATTTGCTGGGCTTCGAGCAAGGCGTAGTTCGGGCCGTTTGCGTAGCCGGCGTCGGCCAGCAGTTCGCGCAGGGGCAGCTCGTTGGCGCGCAAGCGCCGCTGCAAGCCGGTGAGCAAGCGGGGCAGGTGCAGGCTGTCGCGCGTATCGGCGAAATCGGCCTGCACGTGGCTAATGACGCCTTTTGCCGTGTCGACGGCCAGACTGCAGAGGTAGTTCAGCGTCCGCGCTTTGCCGGGCTTGACGGAGATGCG
Proteins encoded in this region:
- a CDS encoding HAD family hydrolase, with the translated sequence MLPHLLFDFGGVIIDIDYDATPAAMRRLSRAGSTIAFSQAQQAELFDKFETGHLSPAEFRAGLRAAYDLDATDAELDAAWHAMLLDVPAERLALIGELRAQGHQTALLSNTNALHIAEINQRLATKYGFKNGIADVLDRVFYSQEVGLRKPGEEIFGHALQEMNWRPEDVLFIEDSPQHVATARRLGLQVLHLAPPLTLTSALPEALRAFPREYAPNPR
- a CDS encoding IS5 family transposase — protein: MRRHELSEPEWQLVEPHARGRLGGGRDNRQFINAVLYRVRTGCAWRDLPERLGLWNTVARRFRRWALAGVWEALFEAVQEPDYAWVLVDSTAVKAHKAAAGQKKALPPPKPSAAHAAS
- a CDS encoding IS1182 family transposase, with the protein product MQGKKEFLDKEVTRFRLSERVPPHNLYRRLAELVDWTFLYDETQALYSHTGQSSLNPVVFFKLVLVGRLENLVSDRRLVEHCALRLDILYFLGYEVDEELPWHSTIGRTRQLLPAAVFEHLFDHVFAQCVARGLVAGDTQAVDSAPVKANAALEAVREKQAAEAPGPHVAGREAPPAAPAASLLSATSHQLRNLATSQARRQGAQIDALGARHEQARLLSNKTHYSLTDPDARISVKPGKARTLNYLCSLAVDTAKGVISHVQADFADTRDSLHLPRLLTGLQRRLRANELPLRELLADAGYANGPNYALLEAQQITAWIPVFGQYKPEIDGFAYDRATDAFTCPEGQARPFQKYDTNQDGSWHKIYWAPCRTCQQCPRKPLCAPRAKRKQINRTIYDAAYRRAWQRHQSRRGQRKRRVRQGTVEPVFGNLIHHYGLRRLNVRGHAGAHKTMLLAAIAFNLKKLLEHRLNRQVSLAVALPQPLLAANRRAGRQSRRIEATTRALAKPLMRK
- a CDS encoding IS5 family transposase — protein: MTTKVHAIVDALGNGLRLALTPGQHADSPQLPGLLAALPTAPGAVVADRAYDTNAVLAAVALADAEPVIPPKTSRKQQRAYDINLYADRNKVERFFGRLKEARAFATRYEKTAASFLAVAHLLAALDWIR